In one Candidatus Binataceae bacterium genomic region, the following are encoded:
- the rimI gene encoding ribosomal protein S18-alanine N-acetyltransferase, which translates to MTASVREATVRDLPRILEIERLAFAQPWSLDSFKRELMLPFSRIMVAAPASVEAERQLAGFLCRWLVADECHILNVAVHPELRRGGVGMALMAEVINEAKAKKIRLVTLEVRRSNVAARSLYRKLNFEERRLRSNYYGPGEDAIVMELRLGGVLH; encoded by the coding sequence ATGACAGCGAGCGTCAGAGAGGCCACGGTCCGCGACCTGCCGCGGATACTGGAGATCGAACGGCTCGCCTTTGCGCAGCCCTGGAGCCTCGATTCGTTCAAGCGCGAGCTGATGCTCCCGTTCTCGCGCATCATGGTCGCGGCGCCGGCGTCGGTCGAGGCGGAGAGGCAGCTGGCGGGATTTCTCTGCCGATGGCTCGTCGCGGACGAGTGCCACATCCTCAACGTTGCGGTGCATCCGGAGCTGCGGCGCGGGGGCGTCGGGATGGCGCTGATGGCGGAGGTCATAAACGAAGCAAAAGCGAAAAAAATTCGACTGGTGACGCTCGAGGTGCGTCGCTCGAATGTGGCTGCGAGAAGCCTGTATCGCAAATTGAATTTCGAGGAACGGCGTTTGAGATCGAATTACTATGGACCCGGCGAAGACGCGATCGTGATGGAGCTCCGGCTTGGCGGCGTCCTGCACTAA